The Eublepharis macularius isolate TG4126 chromosome 11, MPM_Emac_v1.0, whole genome shotgun sequence genome includes a region encoding these proteins:
- the CLEC3B gene encoding tetranectin: MAFRAACLIVCLFSVAQLATQQSVKLKKKPENKKDVVSLKMIEDLKEQLDNISQEVALLKEKQALQTVCLKGTKINQKCFLVFSNAKTYHEASEDCISQGGTLSTPQTGDENDALYEYMRKSIGSDGDIWLGVNDMAIEGRWVDMTGNNIAYKNWETEITTQPDGGKLENCASLSGVAIGKWFDKRCRDKLPYVCQFMIV; this comes from the exons ATGGCGTTCCGAGCAGCCTGCCTGATTGTGTGCCTTTTTAGTGTGGCCCAACTGGCAACCCAGCAAAGTGTCAAACTCAAGAAGAAACCAGAAAACAAGAAAG ATGTGGTGAGCCTCAAGATGATCGAAGACCTGAAGGAACAGCTAGACAACATCTCCCAGGAGGTGGCTCTtctaaaagaaaaacaagcacTTCAAACAG TGTGTCTGAAAGGCACCAAGATCAATCAAAAGTGTTTCCTGGTTTTTTCCAATGCCAAGACCTACCATGAAGCCAGTGAAGACTGTATCTCTCAAGGTGGCACCCTCAGTACCCCCCAAACAGGAGATGAAAACGATGCTCTCTATGAGTACATGAGGAAGAGCATTGGGTCTGACGGGGACATCTGGCTTGGTGTTAATGACATGGCCATTGAAGGAAGATGGGTGGACATGACAGGCAACAACATTGCCTACAAGAACTGGGAAACTGAGATCACCACCCAGCCTGATGGTGGGAAGTTGGAAAACTGTGCATCCTTATCAGGGGTTGCCATTGGCAAGTGGTTTGACAAGAGGTGCCGAGATAAGTTGCCTTATGTGTGTCAGTTCATGATTGTTTAA